CCTCGCCGTCGTCGCGCTGGCCGGTGACCAGCGAGCCTACGAGCGTGCTCTTGCCGTGGTCAACGTGACCCGCGGTGCCGATCACGACGTGTTCGTCGTCGGTTTCGAGCATCGCGCCGTTCCGGAGGGTGGCGACCCCCACGAGGCCGTCCCGACCATCGGGGCCGTCGGCGCTCCAGGTTTGGACGTTGTGGATGTGGGCACTCGCTTCCTCGGCGAGCAAGGACAGAACGTCCATCGACTCGGAGAAGGCCTCGTGACTGATGCCGGCGATCCCGCCCGAATCGGTGACGCCGACGACGTAGGTCGCCTCGCCGTCGCCCGAGAGCACGCGGTGGCGCAACTGGGCGGCCAGACTCTCCATTCGCCCGCCCTCTAGGTGTTCCGTTCTGGTGAGCCGCTCCTTGAACTCGACACTGCCGCCCTCGTGCTCGCCGTGTTCGATCGCCTCGCGCAACACGGCCCGGTCGGCGCTCATACCCGAGGAGTAGCGGGACGCGAACAAAAACCACTCGTTTCGTGATACCATCTCTCACACTATCGCTCCACTGAGTACCGCACTCATTCGGTCAGCCGGTCGTAGGCGGTCGTGACCTCCTTGAAGGCTTCCTCGTCGCCACCCCGGTCGGGATGGGTGGTTTTGACCTTCTCGCGGTAGGCTCGTTTGATCTCCCCGATACCGGCCCCGGGGTCGAGGCCGAGTGTCCGGTAGGCCTCTCGCTGGGTCGGTCCCGAGGCGGGCCGGCGCGGCGGGGGCGTGTGACTCCGCCGTCGGGATCGGGTACCCGGCCGCGATCGGGCACGACCCGGTCGGCGGGCACGGTCCCGGATCCGGGTGGCGAGCCGGCCGGTCCCCTGATACCACAGCAGGTAGCCGGTGACGGCAAACGGGAGCGCGATCGCGAGGGGCACCGGGGTCCCGTAGACCGTCGCCGCCACGAGCATGGCGGCGCTGATCCCGGCGAACACCGACGCGAGCCCTATCAGCAGCCGAGATCCGGTCACGGCCGCCCTAGGGAGTCGGAGACCGTAAACGTCCCGCCGGGAGAGTAAAGCGGATCGCGCGAGAACGACAGCCATGAGCCGGTCCGGCCTCTGTCAGCACTGCGAGAGCGCACCCGCGAACCACACCTGCCCGAACTGCGGGAGTCTGGTCTGTGAGCGACACTTCGACCGCCAGCGAGGGGAGTGTGCGAGTTGCTCGGTCGGGATGGGGTAGCCCCCGCGAGCGGCCGGTCAGCTCCGGGCGATGATCCCGCGGACGTCGTCGAGAAGGAAGGCCAGTCCACCGCCCTCGATGGTCTCGTGGACCTGCGTGTAGACGAGCACGACCCCGACACAGGCGAGGATGCCGCCGAAGGCGAAGGGAATCGGATAGCCGTAGCGGATCAGGAACCCGGAGGCCAGCGGGCCGATCGCGGTTCCGAGCCCGAAGGCCATCGTCAGCACCGACAGTTGGGTCCCCGAGGAGCCCTCGCTGGTCAGATCGCCCGCCAGCGCCAGCGCGGGCGCGAAGACCATCGCCGCCGCCAGCCCCTGGAGGGCCCGTGCGGCGATCATCTGCCAAGGTGCGACGACCAGCCCCTCCGCGACGGTGACCGGCGCGAGGATCACGAGGCCGGCGAGGATGAACGGTCGGCGGCCGTAGCGGTCGCTGGCCCGGCCGATGGGCGTCTGGACGAGCACTTGGACGAGGACGAAGGCGGCGAACTCGATGCCAAAGAGGGTCGCGCCCTGTTCGAGCCGGGCGTTGACGCTCGGCTCGATCGCCGAGAGCAGCGCGATCCCGATCGCCATAAAGAGCGAGGCGACCCCGAGGGTGAAAACGGGGTCGAGCAGCCCCTCGGCGTCGTGGTCCAGGATCGCGATCGAGGTCCCCTCGGGGTCGTGAGTCCGCTCGACGTCGGGGTCGCGGACCAGCACCGTCACGAGCAGGAAACTGATCGCCGCCGAAACCGCCGCGATGTAGAAGGCGGCCTCGAACCCGCTCATCTGCACACCGAGAACCGTGTAGGGGCCGCCGTTAACCACGGTCCCGGCAGCGATCGGGCCGATCCCGAACCCGAGCAGCCGGAAGGTGTTGTACGTCCCCATGCTTCCCCCGCGGGTCGTGTCGGTCGAGAGTTCGTTGACCAGCGCGATCGAGGCCGTGATCGTGAATGCGACCCCGATCCCCTGGGCCGCGCGGATCGCCAGCAGCGCCCAGTAACTCGATCCCAGCGAGTACGCGAAGTTCGCGAGCGTGAGCACTCCGAGACCGAGCAGGACGAACGGCTTGCGGCGACCGACCGTGTCCGTGATCCGGCCCGCAAACGGCTGGAGCGCGCTGTTGAACAGGCCGAACGCAGAGAGGATCACTCCAGTGAGAAGCGCCTCGCCTAGTCCGAATGTCGTCCCCGAGACGACGCCGCTCGCGACGTACAGCGGCAGGACGACGATCAGAAACGAGTTGCCGACGGCGTCGGCCGCCCGCGCCATCGAGAGGGTCAACACCTGTCGATCGACCCCGAACACCATCGCGTCGCTCACGACGGTCTCGCCCTCCGACCTCGTCGGAACGTGGCCCGTCCGGCCCACGCCCGGTGCGTGCTTCGGGAAAACATCAGTCCTCGATAACTCCGCCGCTGGGCGTGATCAACGCTTCGAAGGGAGTAATCGACGGGGGGAATCGGGCGGCGCGAGCCGAGGGGACTATCGGCACCGACGCGTTGTCCCCCGTATGCGCGCGTTTCGCATCGCCTACGACGGAGCCCCCTATTACGGCTTTCAGCGCCAGCCGGACGTCGAAACCGTCGAGGGCGTCCTGTTCGATGCGCTCGATCGGTTGGTGACGTTCGAGGGCGAGAAACCCGCCGGCTACGCCGCGGCCGGCCGAACCGACAGGGGCGTCTCGGCGCTCGCACAGACTGTCGCTTTCGAGGCTCCCGAGTGGCTCACGCCCGCGGCGTTCAACAGCGAACTCCCCGGCACGGTTCGGGCGTGGGCGTCGGCGGACGCCCCCGATGACTTCCACGCCCGATACGACGCCCGATCCCGAACCTACGCCTACTACCTCCACGCCCCCGGGGCCGACGTCGAGGCGATCCGGGGCGTTCTCTCCCGTCTCTCGGGGACTCACGATTTCCACAATCTCACGCCCGAGGACGGCCCGACGACGCGGACGATCACCCGGGCGCGTGCAAATCGAGAGGGGCCGTTCGTCGTCCTCACGCTCCGGGCCGACGGCTTCCTCAAGCGCCTCGTCAGGCGGGTCGTGACGCTGGTCGTCGACGTCCTCCGCAGCGAGCGCGACCCGACGTACGTCGAGCGGGTCCTCTCGAAGGAGCGTCTCTCGGGTCCGGAAGGGATCGCTTCGGCGCCGTCCGAACCGCTCGTCCTCGTTCACACGGCCTACGACCTCGACTTCGAGATCGACGCCCGGGCCGCCGAAAGCGCCCGTGAGGTGTTCGAAGAAAAGCGCGTCGACCGCGAGACGGGCGCGCGGGTCGCCGGACGGATCGCGGGCGAGCTCGACGGGTAGCCACAAGGGCTATGCTGATTCTTCAGTAGCTTCGCATATGACTGACTCGAAAACAGACGCTGCCCTCTTACTGACGGTGGGGACCGTCCTCGGAATATCTGCATTGGTCCTCCTACGATTCGGTTCTTACTCGGCCTCGATTAACGTTGCTGTGATCGTGCTTGTCTGGCTTCCATCCCTTCTGTTGATCTTCGCTTGCTGGTGGTTCACGATTCGTGGTCTCGTCTTAGCCGTGAGGGTCGCAATTCGAGAATCCGATTACTCCCAGTGATCTGGCCAGACCTCCGCAGCGCGCATCCCGATCTCGGCGTCGCTTTCTCGTAACTGCTCGCGGAGTTCGCTCTCGTCGATCCGCGGTATCTCGCTTCGGGTGAGCTCGCGGACCAACAGCGCCGTGAGGATCGCGTGCTCGCGGAGATTGCGGGGATCGACCTTATCGCGGGTGTCGGCGTGGGTATGTCCCCAGCCCCGACCGCGCTCGGCCCCGCTCGGGGCCTGGCTGTGTAACTGAAGCGCCGGAACGCCCCGCTGGAGGAACGGCCAGTGGTCGCTGTAGGGGTGGGGATCGCGCGAGAACGAAACCGGCTGGCCCCATTCGCTGCAGGTCTCCCGAGTCAGCTCTTCGATTCGCTGCGAGCCGTGGGTGTACGCTTGCAGGTTTCGAAAGCGGCCCGCGCCGTCGACGTTGACGACCGCCCGAACCGAGTCGGGATTCAGTGAGTCGGCAAGCGCCGCCGCACCGATCAGCCCGACTTCCTCACAGCCCACGCCCGCGACCCGGACCCGACAGTCGAGCTCCATCTCCGAGAGGATTCGGGCCGCGCCCGCGACGACGGCGATCCCACAGCCGTTGTCGAGTGCGCCCTCCGCGATGTCGTGGGCGTCGTAGTGACCCAGCAGAACGATCTCCTCGCTCCCCTCGCCCAGCGTCCCGTGGACGTTCTGGCTCGTTCCTCGTTCGGTGCTCGCCTCGACCGAGAGCTTCGCCCGGGCGCCCTGGCTGGCGTAGTCGCTCAGCCATGCACCGGTCTCCTTCGAGACGCCGACACCGGGGGCAGCGGCCTCCGCGTCGAACCGGAGTGCCCCTGTGGGGGGAAGTTGACCGGGGACGTGGTTCGCGAAGACGAACGCCTCCGCGCCAGCGGCGATCGCGTGGCCGAACTTCTCCATCCGGTGGACGAACCGACCCTTCTCGGGGGGCGTGGTCGTGCTCGCGACGGCGATCTTGCCCGCGACGTCGCGTTCCTCGATCTCCTCGGGCGTCCCGTAGCCGACGTCGACGAGCTCGCCCGCGACCTCGCCGGCCGCGGAGTACGGCAGCGCGAGCGTCCCGAAGGAGCGCTCGACGGGGTCAGTGATCGCGAACTCCGCCCGGCCACGGTCCCAGCGGTTCATCTCGAACTCCTCGACCTCGATTCCCGAAACGCCCCCGTCCTCGAAGCTCTCCGCGACGAACCTGGCGGCGCGGCGCTCGCCGGGATGGCCGCCCATGCGCTCGTCGAGTTCGGTCAGGCGGGTCAGCAGTTCCCAGGCGTCGTCGTCGTGCCACGCGGACCCCACTACGGTGTCGATTTCAGTCATATCGGGGGCTCGCACGCCCGCTACATGGTCGTTGTGTTGCACCCGTTGGTGAACCGCTACTGTTTAGTCCGTACTGACACGTACCGTGTGTAATGAGTTCGATCCCCGAACGCGAGGAGATCGCCACGGAGTACACCTGGGACCTCGAGAGCATCTACGCGAGCGACGACGACTGGGAGGCCGCCTACGAGTCGCTCTCCGAGCGGATCCCGGAGCTCGAAGCCTACGAGGGACACACGACCGAGGGCGGCGAGACGCTGTACGAACTGCTCTCGCTCCGCGAAGACGTCATGCGCGACCTCTCGCAGGTCGCCGCTTACGCCCGGATGCGTCGCGACGAGGACACCCGCGATCAGGAGTACCAGGCGCTGACCGCCCGCGCCCAGTCGCTGGCCTCCGAAGCGTCGAGCGCGGTGAGCTTTCTGGAGCCCGAACTCCAGGACCTCTCGGAGGACGAGCTCGACGAGCTGATTGACGAGGAACCCGCACTCGCGGAGTACGACCACTACTTCGACGACGTGCTGCGGATGAAACCCCACACCCGCTCAGCGGAAGTCGAGGCGCTGCTCGCGGAACTGGGCGAGATCACCGGCGCCTCGGGCGAGATCTACACCATGCTCTCGAACGCGGACATGGAGTTTCCCACGGTCGAGGACCCGGACGGCGAGGCAGTCGAGATCACGCAGGCGAACTTCACGAAACTGCAGAAGAACCCGAACAGGACGTTCCGCCGCGAGGTCTACGAGGCGTTCTACGACACGTGGGAGGAGGTACGAAACGCAGTCGGAACCTCGTATAAGAACAGCGTCAAAGCGGACGTCAAACTCGCGCGGGCACGAAACTACGACACCGCCCGCGAGGCGGCACTGGACGGGCCGAACATCCCCGTCGAGGTTTACGACAACCTCGTCGACACGGTGCGGGAGAACCTCGACGCGCTCCATCGCCACAGCGACCTCAAACGGAAGGCGCTCGACGTCGACGAGCTGCGGATGTGGGACCTCTACATGCCGGTCGCCCAAAGCGAGAGCCCCGACATCGGGTACGACGAGGCCGCAGAACACGTCGTCGAGGCGGTCGCACCGCTCGGCGAGGACTACCAGTCCCGCGTCGCGGAGGGGCTCGACTCGCGGTGGGTCGACGTCTACGAGAACGCCGGCAAACAGGCGGGTGCGTACTCCGGGGGAACGTACGACACTCAGCCCTTTATCCTGATGAACTACCAGGACGACATCCCCTCGATGTACACGCTGGCCCACGAGTTCGGCCACTCCCTCCATTCACAGCTCACCAGCGAGCACCAGCCCTACACCTATTCGGGCTACGAGATCTTCGTCGCCGAGGTCGCCTCCACGGTCAACGAGGCGTTGCTGACCCATCACCTGCTCGAAACCGTCGAGGACGAACGGTTCCGCCTGCACGTACTCAACGAGTATCTCGAACGCTTTCGCTCGACGCTGTATCGCCAGACGATGTTCGCCGAGTTCGAACACCGCGCCCACGAGATCGACGAGGAGGGCGGCGCGCTCACGCCCGACGCGCTCGACGAACTCTACGGCGAGCTCAAAGCCGACTTCTACGACCCCGCGGTCGTCGACGACCGGATCGCCCGCGAGTGGATGCGCATCCCGCATTTCTACCGGGCGTACTACGTCTATCAGTACTCGACGGGAATCAGCGCGGCCGTCTCGCTCTCGAAGCGGATCCTCGAGGAGGGCGAGTCCGCCGCCGCGGACTACCGCGAGTTCCTCCGGTCGGGCTCGACGGAGTACCCACTCGAACTCCTCGATATCGCGGGCGTCGACATGCGTTCGCCCGAGCCCATCGAGGACGCGCTTGCCGTCTACGACGAGTACCTCGGGGAGATGGAATCGCTGTTGTAGGATCGGCCGCCACCCAAAGGCACTTTTGACGCGCTTTCCTAGGAGGAACATCAATGGCCCATAGCCCCTCTGTTCCCGACCGCCCGGATCTGGATCTCGACCCCGAGATGCCCGAAGGCGAGCAGCTCGACGCGCTTCGCGATCACTACGTCGATCTGGTCCGCATCAACGACCAGCTCGAAGCGCGCATCGACGAAGCACACGACCGTCGAGAGACGCTTCACGAGCGCGTCGATTCCCTCGAACGCGAAAACAGCGCGCTCAAGACCGCTTCGCTGTACGTCGCGACCGTCGAGGAGTTCACCGAGGACGGCGCGGTCGTCAAACAACACGGCACGAACCAGGAGGTCCTGACCGAGATCGAGCCCTCCCTCGCCGAGGACCTCGCCGCGGGCGACCGGGTCGCGGTCAACGACTCCTTTGGCGTCGAGACCGCCCTCGACGTCGAGACCGACGCGCGTGCCCAGGCCATGGCCGTCGAGGCGAGCCCCGACGTCTCCTATGCCGACATCGGCGGGATCGACGACCAGATCCGCGAGGTCCGCGAGGCCGTCGAGGACCCGCTGACGAACCCCGAGCAGTTCGAGAAGGTCGGTATCGAGCCGCCGGGCGGCGTATTGCTGCACGGGCCACCAGGGACGGGCAAGACGATGCTGGCGAAGGCGGTCGCGAACGAGACCGACGCCACGTTCATCAAGATGGCCGGTTCGGAGTTGGTCCAGAAGTTCATCGGCGAGGGCTCGCGGCTGGTTCGGGACCTCTTCGAACTCGCGCGGGAACACGAGCCGGCGATCGTCTTCATCGACGAGATCGACGCCATCGCGGCCACCCGCACCGAGTCCAAAACCTCGGGCGACGCGGAGGTCCAGCGTACGATGATGCAACTCCTCTCGGAGATGGACGGCTTCGACGAGCGCGGCGAGATCCGCATCATCGCTGCGACGAACCGCTTCGACATGCTCGATCGCGCCATCCTCCGGCCCGGCCGGTTCGACCGCCTCATCGAGGTGCCCGAGCCCGACATCGAGGGCAGAACGCGGATCCTCGAGATCCACACCGAGGAGATGAACGTCGCCGAGGACGTCGCCTTCGAGCAACTGGCCGAGGACACAGAAGGGTTCAGCGGTGCGGAACTCGCGAGCCTCTGTACGGAGGCGGGGATGTTCGCGGTCCGAGACGACCGTACCGAGGTCCGCACCGAGGACTTCAAGGAGGCCCTCGAAAAGGTCGCTACCGACGCCGAGAACGACACCCGCTACTACGTCTACTAGGATCGAACCCCCTTTGTCCGCGCCCGGTCGAGATCGGATATGGAGATCCGTATCGTTCGTGGAAGCGCGATCGCTCCCACGGAGATGGCCTCGTACGACGCCGCCCTCGCCGAGGCGAACGTTCACAACTACAACCTCACGCACGTCTCCTCGGTCATCCCCGCCGACGCCAGCGTCGAGTTCGTCGGGCGCGCACCCGATCTGGGCCCCGTCGGAGACGAACTGACGGTCGTCGAGGCCCGCGCGACGAGCGCCACCCGGCCGGTCAGCGCCGCCCTCGCGTGGACGAGAAGCGACGGGGGACCCGGTCTCTTTTATGAGGCCGCCGGCGAGGAGACCCCCGAGCGGGTACGCTCCCGGGTCAAGCGTGGCATCGCCGCGGGAATGGACCTCCGGGAGTGGTCCTTCGGCGACGTCGAGACCGCCGTTTCCTGTGCCGACCCCGACGACGGGTTCGCGACTGCGGTCGTCCTTGCGGTTTACGGGTCCGGACGGGCAATCAGATAGGTGCCGCATAACTATCAGTTGTATTTCCATTTGTACTGGTGTGAAACGCAGACAGGTCCTCGCAAGCGCGGCAGCCGCGGGTGCGCTGGCCGGCAGCGGATGTCTCGGGAGCGCACGCGAGGAGTACCCGTGGCCCGTCGTCGACGAGGAGGCCCTCTCGGGGTGGGAGCGATTGGACGAACTGACCGACGAGTACGCCGTCACCTACTGGGGAATCGAGGCACTCACGGTCCACGAGCGGACATACACCTACGACCACTCCGCGTTCCGTGACTCGCTTCGGAACCTCTCGGGGGACGAGGTCGACCGCAGCCTCGCGCGTTTCGTCGCTTCGCGGATGACCCTCGAAGGAATCGGTCGTCCCTTCGCCACACCCGAGCGACTGGTCGACGACGCCATGCGCGGAATCGAGGCGGGGTTCCGTGAAAGGGGGATGGAGGCCATCGAGCGCGTCGAGCCGAGCGCACCCCTTCCCGAGACAGACGGCGAACTCGTCGAGTACCGCGGGGCGATGCCCATTCCAGCGTTCACCCGGGAGGTCGAGGCTTACGGCGTGTCCACGACGGTCGAGTTCGAGGGCGACGACCTCGATATGGAGGGCGTGTTCGCGGTCTGGAAACCCGAGTCCGATACCACCTACGTCGCCGGCGGGGCGTTTCCCGCCGCGGACGCCCTCGGGACGCTCGTTCCCGAGGCCAGCGGGCTCGACGTTGCGACCCTCCTCGATCTGGAGTTCGACCCCGCACGGTTCCGCGAAACGATCGTCGCGCTGGTCGAGGCGACCGGATGAGGGGCCGACGGACTTTTGAGGGGGGGACTCTTATCGGGGGTCGTTCTTTCCTATGAACGGAAACACGCCGTACGCCGGGCTGCCGGGGACGACGAACGCCGGTCAGCGAATGCCCGATGAGATGCCCGAACTCACGGCGGATCAGCGCCGGACGCTCCGCGCCGATCTCTCGGCGATCACCCGCCGCGTCCGGGAGTACCTGCCCGACGAGTACGTCGTCGGCGCCGAGGTCAGTCAGGGCCAGAGCGGCCCCGAGGCGATGGTCGCCGTCCAGCCGCCCATCGGCCACCCGATCAGCGCCGGCTTCCAGCCCGACCTCGACAGCGAGGAGTACATCACCGAGGACGACCGCGAGGAAGTCGCCCGCGGACTGGCCGCAAGCGCCGCCCTCCAGGTCAAACACGCGATCAACGACGACGTCTCCCCGACCGCGCGCTAGACTCCGTTCGGTATCCAAGTCGGTGATCGGATCTTCTCGCCCATCGTACGGAACGTGGTCGCGGTCCGGTTCGAGCGACGGTTTACTTGCCCCAGAAGGGGTCCCGACGGCGCTGTTTGTCGAGATACATCTGGAGAACCTCGCGTTCGTCCGCGGGGATGTCCTCGGTGAGTTCCTGTTCGAGGATCTTCGCGTGTTTCTCGGGGATCTCGATCCAGAGTTCGTCACCCTCCTCGATCTGTCGGCCCACGGTGGGGCCGTCGATGGCGACGCTGACGCGCT
The DNA window shown above is from Halalkalicoccus jeotgali B3 and carries:
- a CDS encoding DUF5811 family protein, producing the protein MNGNTPYAGLPGTTNAGQRMPDEMPELTADQRRTLRADLSAITRRVREYLPDEYVVGAEVSQGQSGPEAMVAVQPPIGHPISAGFQPDLDSEEYITEDDREEVARGLAASAALQVKHAINDDVSPTAR
- a CDS encoding MFS transporter; translation: MVFGVDRQVLTLSMARAADAVGNSFLIVVLPLYVASGVVSGTTFGLGEALLTGVILSAFGLFNSALQPFAGRITDTVGRRKPFVLLGLGVLTLANFAYSLGSSYWALLAIRAAQGIGVAFTITASIALVNELSTDTTRGGSMGTYNTFRLLGFGIGPIAAGTVVNGGPYTVLGVQMSGFEAAFYIAAVSAAISFLLVTVLVRDPDVERTHDPEGTSIAILDHDAEGLLDPVFTLGVASLFMAIGIALLSAIEPSVNARLEQGATLFGIEFAAFVLVQVLVQTPIGRASDRYGRRPFILAGLVILAPVTVAEGLVVAPWQMIAARALQGLAAAMVFAPALALAGDLTSEGSSGTQLSVLTMAFGLGTAIGPLASGFLIRYGYPIPFAFGGILACVGVVLVYTQVHETIEGGGLAFLLDDVRGIIARS
- a CDS encoding pyruvoyl-dependent arginine decarboxylase; its protein translation is MEIRIVRGSAIAPTEMASYDAALAEANVHNYNLTHVSSVIPADASVEFVGRAPDLGPVGDELTVVEARATSATRPVSAALAWTRSDGGPGLFYEAAGEETPERVRSRVKRGIAAGMDLREWSFGDVETAVSCADPDDGFATAVVLAVYGSGRAIR
- a CDS encoding M28 family peptidase — encoded protein: MTEIDTVVGSAWHDDDAWELLTRLTELDERMGGHPGERRAARFVAESFEDGGVSGIEVEEFEMNRWDRGRAEFAITDPVERSFGTLALPYSAAGEVAGELVDVGYGTPEEIEERDVAGKIAVASTTTPPEKGRFVHRMEKFGHAIAAGAEAFVFANHVPGQLPPTGALRFDAEAAAPGVGVSKETGAWLSDYASQGARAKLSVEASTERGTSQNVHGTLGEGSEEIVLLGHYDAHDIAEGALDNGCGIAVVAGAARILSEMELDCRVRVAGVGCEEVGLIGAAALADSLNPDSVRAVVNVDGAGRFRNLQAYTHGSQRIEELTRETCSEWGQPVSFSRDPHPYSDHWPFLQRGVPALQLHSQAPSGAERGRGWGHTHADTRDKVDPRNLREHAILTALLVRELTRSEIPRIDESELREQLRESDAEIGMRAAEVWPDHWE
- a CDS encoding J domain-containing protein, encoding MTGSRLLIGLASVFAGISAAMLVAATVYGTPVPLAIALPFAVTGYLLWYQGTGRLATRIRDRARRPGRARSRPGTRSRRRSHTPPPRRPASGPTQREAYRTLGLDPGAGIGEIKRAYREKVKTTHPDRGGDEEAFKEVTTAYDRLTE
- the pepF gene encoding oligoendopeptidase F; protein product: MSSIPEREEIATEYTWDLESIYASDDDWEAAYESLSERIPELEAYEGHTTEGGETLYELLSLREDVMRDLSQVAAYARMRRDEDTRDQEYQALTARAQSLASEASSAVSFLEPELQDLSEDELDELIDEEPALAEYDHYFDDVLRMKPHTRSAEVEALLAELGEITGASGEIYTMLSNADMEFPTVEDPDGEAVEITQANFTKLQKNPNRTFRREVYEAFYDTWEEVRNAVGTSYKNSVKADVKLARARNYDTAREAALDGPNIPVEVYDNLVDTVRENLDALHRHSDLKRKALDVDELRMWDLYMPVAQSESPDIGYDEAAEHVVEAVAPLGEDYQSRVAEGLDSRWVDVYENAGKQAGAYSGGTYDTQPFILMNYQDDIPSMYTLAHEFGHSLHSQLTSEHQPYTYSGYEIFVAEVASTVNEALLTHHLLETVEDERFRLHVLNEYLERFRSTLYRQTMFAEFEHRAHEIDEEGGALTPDALDELYGELKADFYDPAVVDDRIAREWMRIPHFYRAYYVYQYSTGISAAVSLSKRILEEGESAAADYREFLRSGSTEYPLELLDIAGVDMRSPEPIEDALAVYDEYLGEMESLL
- the pan2 gene encoding proteasome-activating nucleotidase Pan2, which gives rise to MAHSPSVPDRPDLDLDPEMPEGEQLDALRDHYVDLVRINDQLEARIDEAHDRRETLHERVDSLERENSALKTASLYVATVEEFTEDGAVVKQHGTNQEVLTEIEPSLAEDLAAGDRVAVNDSFGVETALDVETDARAQAMAVEASPDVSYADIGGIDDQIREVREAVEDPLTNPEQFEKVGIEPPGGVLLHGPPGTGKTMLAKAVANETDATFIKMAGSELVQKFIGEGSRLVRDLFELAREHEPAIVFIDEIDAIAATRTESKTSGDAEVQRTMMQLLSEMDGFDERGEIRIIAATNRFDMLDRAILRPGRFDRLIEVPEPDIEGRTRILEIHTEEMNVAEDVAFEQLAEDTEGFSGAELASLCTEAGMFAVRDDRTEVRTEDFKEALEKVATDAENDTRYYVY
- the truA gene encoding tRNA pseudouridine(38-40) synthase TruA yields the protein MRAFRIAYDGAPYYGFQRQPDVETVEGVLFDALDRLVTFEGEKPAGYAAAGRTDRGVSALAQTVAFEAPEWLTPAAFNSELPGTVRAWASADAPDDFHARYDARSRTYAYYLHAPGADVEAIRGVLSRLSGTHDFHNLTPEDGPTTRTITRARANREGPFVVLTLRADGFLKRLVRRVVTLVVDVLRSERDPTYVERVLSKERLSGPEGIASAPSEPLVLVHTAYDLDFEIDARAAESAREVFEEKRVDRETGARVAGRIAGELDG